One Triticum dicoccoides isolate Atlit2015 ecotype Zavitan chromosome 5B, WEW_v2.0, whole genome shotgun sequence genomic window carries:
- the LOC119307536 gene encoding protein DA1-related 1-like, translating to MGWLNKIFKGSVNRVSRGHYDGHWHEGNQSEHTRDAYDESDSEDIARAIALSLAEQDPNKGKAIDPDYSLEEDEQLARALQESLNTESPPRQNAPVENVPSESIPTREPHQSVLPSSGFRTCAGCRKPIGHGRFLSCMDEVWHPQCFKCYACNKPISEYEFAMHEDQPYHKSCYKDFFHPKCDVCKNFIPTNKNGLIEYRAHPFWMQKYCPSHEDDGTPRCCSCERMEPTDIKYITLDDGRKLCLECLTSATMDSPECQHLYMDIQEFFEGLNMKVEQQVPLLLVERQALNEALEAEKSGHHLPETRGLCLSEEQIVRTILKRPTIGPGKRIMDMITGPYKLVRRCEVTAILILYGLPRLQTGSILAHEMMHAYLRLKGYRSLSPQVEEGICQVLSHMWLESEIIAGASGNTSSSSASSSSSSAAPTSSKKGAKTEFEKKLGAFIKNQIETDSSVEYGDGFRAGIQAVEQYGLRSTLDHMRLTGSFPY from the exons ATGGGTTGGTTAAACAAAATATTTAAAGGCTCAGTAAACAGAGTTTCAAGGGGTCATTATGATGGCCACTGGCATGAAGGCAACCAATCTGAGCACACCAGA GATGCATATGATGAGAGCGACAGTGAAGATATAGCTCGTGCTATTGCATTATCCTTAGCAGAGCAAGATCCGAATAAGGGAAAGGCTATTG ATCCTGATTATAGTTTGGAGGAAGATGAGCAACTTGCACGGGCTCTCCAGGAGAGCCTTAATACCGAGTCTCCTCCTCGTCAAAATGCTCCTGTTGAGAATGTTCCATCAGAGAGTATCCCAACAAGGGAGCCACATCAGTCTGTCTTGCCCTCAAGTGGATTCAG GACTTGTGCTGGATGTAGAAAGCCAATTGGTCATGGGCGTTTTCTTAGTTGTATGGATGAAGTTTGGCATCCTCAGTGCTTCAAATGTTATGCTTGCAATAAGCCCATATCAGAGTATGAG TTCGCCATGCATGAAGACCAGCCATACCACAAATCCTGCTATAAAGATTTTTTTCATCCAAAATGTGATGTCTGCAAGAACTTT attccgacaaataagAATGGCCTGATCGAATACCGAGCACATCCTTTTTGGATGCAAAAGTACTGCCCTTCCCATGAAGACGATGGCACTCCTAGGTGTTGCAGCTGTGAAAGAATGGAG CCAACGGACATCAAATATATTACATTAGATGATGGGAGGAAACTGTGCTTGGAATGTCTCACTTCTGCAACAATGGACTCTCCCGAATGCCAACACCTTTACATGGACATTCAGGAATTTTTTGAAGGTTTGAATATGAAAGTAGAACAGCAGGTTCCATTACTTTTGGTTGAGCGTCAGGCTCTGAATGAAGCGTTGGAAGCTGAGAAAAGT GGACATCACCTTCCTGAAACCAGAGGTCTATGTCTTTCTGAAGAACAAATTGTCAGAACT ATCTTAAAAAGACCAACAATTGGACCAGGAAAAAGAATTATGGATATGATTACAGGACCATACAAGCTGGTCCGACGGTGTGAAGTGACCGCCATCCTGATACTGTATGGTCTACCAAG ATTGCAAACTGGCTCCATCCTTGCTCACGAGATGATGCACGCATATCTTCGCCTTAAAG GATACCGATCCCTTAGCCctcaggttgaagaaggcatctgtCAAGTCCTATCCCACATGTGGCTTGAGTCTGAAATCATTGCCGGTGCTAGTGGCAACACTTCTTCCAGCTCGGCATCATCATCGTCTTCGTCGGCAGCTCCTACCTCTTCAAAGAAGGGAGCGAAGACAGAATTTGAGAAGAAACTCGGGGCGTTCATCAAGAATCAGATCGAAACAGATTCGTCCGTGGAATATGGGGATGGTTTTCGGGCAGGCATTCAAGCGGTTGAACAATATGGCTTGAGAAGTACCCTTGATCATATGAGGCTGACAGGGTCCTTTCCTTATTGA